In the Nitrosopumilus cobalaminigenes genome, ATTTCCTTTTGATTTTAAAATTATTTTATTTTTTTTGCCTAAAAATGTCAATACATCTAGTGCAGATTCCATTACAGGATAGTTTCCAATTTGTATCGTGGTATCTTCAGACTTTTCGGTCTGCTCTTGACCACTCGGTTCGATTGTCTCGTCCATGAGCATTATTCAATATCTAGAAATTTTATGTTCTTTTAAGTTTTATCGACGATAGGTTCATGCCAATTA is a window encoding:
- a CDS encoding DNA-binding protein, which encodes MLMDETIEPSGQEQTEKSEDTTIQIGNYPVMESALDVLTFLGKKNKIILKSKGNSIPNAVAVANIITEKMLKGNSKVQKINLDTVAAAGIGNMTSTIEIILIKI